The genomic stretch CCTTTGAGTAGTCAGGCGGCTTTTATTGCCAAAACGAATTCACATTATTGTAAGCGCTGTGCTTACTTACTCAGCATCGAGGTTAGCAGATTGGCTTAACCAAACAATTTGCCCCAAATGCTGGTTTTCTTCTTCTCGTGGTACTCTTTACGCAACTCATCCACTTCAACCAGAGCTTGCTTGGCAGCCTCAAGATTTCCCTGTTCAAGCTCACCATTCACTTTATCAAGCGCCACTGTCAGCTTGTTAAAGCCTTCATGATACAAGTCGTTTTTCTCCGGTGCGTATTCGCCGGTTTTTGAGTTTGCCACCAGCGAGCGCAATTGGTTGACAGCCGCTTGCATAGACTCAATATCCTGAGCTTCCGCAGCTTGACGAAATTCCAACTTCATCTCTTTCATGTTGGCTTTTAAATCCACTTTGCTTTCTTGGTTGGCAAACCCAGTAAAAGAGACCATCACCAATGCTGAGCCTAACAATACTTTACTTAACTTCATTACTTCTCCGAGTTTTGTTGTCTTTATTTTTCCGCAGTAAGTGTACTCTATGAAGTCTGAAAATAGGGTAAAGAAATTGTAAAGATCACTGACGTAATGACGCCAACTCGTCGATAGGCCCCCTGCCCCTTAACTCAAGAAAATCGAGAAATTGCGATGGGCTATGTGTAATCACACGATGTGAATCAATACCGACAGAGTCCAGTAGCTCGCTAGCAAGATCTAACTTGCCAACATCCTGACAGAAATGAGCATCACTGCCCGTGGTAAAATAGGCGCCAAGTGCTTTGCCTACGCGTGCAATCTCGTAGCAACGCTCCACACTGCCGACTCGGCTGTGCCCTTTCAGAGTGGAGTTATTGATCTCGATGGCCACGTTATGCTCTTTGGCACAGTGAAGTACGGCATGGAAATCAAAGTCAAAATGAGGGTTACCTAAATGCCCCAACGCATCGATTCGGCCACCTTGAATCACATTGAGCAATGCTTGGGTGTGCGCTTCTTTGTTGGACGGCGCAAAAACAGGCTCGTGGAAACTGGCGATCGCCCAATCCAAGTTGGGGTCCACGCTAAGAGGGAGATCAATCTCGCCTTCGGTATTGAGAATATTGGCTTCCACGCCACGTAAAATCGCCACGCCTTCGAGGAAACGAGGCAATACACGCTGGTTGGCGAAAAACCAATAGTGAGGCGCGCCTGGCATGGATTCTGCGTGGTCAGTGGTACAAAACATGGCCAAGCCGTTTTCTTTTGCGCTACGCGCATTTTCAATCAGCGTGCTATAGGCGTGGCCACTCGCATAAGTATGACTGTGCGTGTCGATCTTCAGTTCCATTTCACTTCTCTAATTCACTTAATCGGATTGACGTCGACATTGTACGACACTTCGTAGTGCAACGATCTGATGTGAAATAAGTTTACTCTTCACTCAGCGCTTTTATCAGGGGCAGCGCCTTTTCCCAACCATGATTGAACATGGAAACAAAATCGCTGTGCGTGGTGATCGTCACCATCAACAGCAGTTTTCCATCTTTAGGGCGAAGTTGGTAGCTTTCCGTCGAACCAATCCATTTCATGGCAACATCGCTGTCTATGTCTTGAACATGTTCTGGGTTAAAGATGGCAACATGATGAAGTTCGATCCGCTGCTGCGGTTCAATCGCGTCAATCACCGCACGCGTGCCTCCCATGTCTGGGTCAAAGAACTTGATGTCTTCCCCTTCTTGCCAGACGCCGTCAAATTGCGAGTGAGGAGAAAACGCTTTCGCCCACTGTTTATACAGTTCCAGATCCGTCAGCACTTGCCACACTTTCTCCGGTGTCGCGTCGATTTCAACATGATAATTCAATGTCAGCATACTCTAGCCTCCCTGCTTGTTTAGTTAACACGCTAGCCTATACAGGCTAAAAATCAACCAGTTATTTTTTGGCAAGCGGCATAATTTCGACAATACTTATCCAAAGTAGGCGCGATCTCTCGATTTCGCCCACAACACCGAGTAGTTGTTTGGTGACAAGGATTGAAACGAAGACGCGAACCTGGAGCGCTCATGAAGAAACAACGTTACCCGCTGAGTATTCATATCACGAGTCTGTTTTTAGTGCTGACAACGGTTGTTGGTATTGTTCTGATCACCATCAGCTACAACCACTCGCAAACCTTGTTGACCAAAAGTGCCGAAGGGTTGAGTAACGAGCACGCTCACAAACTGGAATCGGCGTTTCAAACCTCTGTTGGTCCAATTTTAACCACGTTGGATTTTATGGCTGTGAGTGCTTTTCTTGATGAATACAACAATGAGAACAAGCTAAAACCGTGGTTAAGCGCTCTGGCCCATATTTTTGAAGAAAATCCCAATTTGGTCGCACTGTATCACGCATCTGAAAGCGGGACTTTCACCCAATATCGTATGCTGAATTCGCCCACCATCCGCCAAAGTTTTTCCGCTCCAGCGAACGCGCTTTTCCTGATTAATAATACCCATGTGGATGGCACCAACGAGTTCATCTTTCTCGACAGCCAGTTTGAACGAATGGACTACAAAAAGACCAATGACAACACATTTGATCCTCGAGTGAGACCTTGGTTTATCAACGCCGAAATGGACGGCGAGATCAGACTGACAGAGCCATATTTTTTTTACTTTCTAAAAACCAACGGGGTGACGCTTTCTCGACGCTCGGTGAATGGGCAATACGTGGTGGGAGCCGACTTCACTTTGGCCACCTTATCAAACCAGCTTGAACAGCTCGCTTATTCAGATCGAACTCGCCTTGCCTTGCTCGATAAAGAGGGACGTTTACTGGCGCAGCACCAAGTTGGCATAGACATTCAAGCCGATGTCAGCGAACAGCAACAAGTGCTTAAAACCAGTATTTTTGCCTCGCTGCTCGCAAAGGTTGGCTACCCGACCACCCTATTTGAAACCGCCACCTTCAACGGCTTGGATTGGTCAATCACCATGACGCCGGTTTTTCTCACTGACAAAGTGCAGCTTTCACTGGCGGAAGCCTCACCCACCGATGAGATCTTGGCGGATCTGCTCTCGATGCGTGACAAACAAGTGCTCACGGCGATTCTTCTACTTGCCATCTGTTTTTGTGTGGTGTGGCTAGTGGCCAATCGGCTTTCAAAGCCCCTTATCAATCTTGTGTATCTGACAGACAACATCGCACGCTTTAACTTTAAGAAAACACGTTATCCTCAGAGCATGATCAAAGAGGTCTCTAACCTCACCAGCTCCATTGAATTGATGGAACACACACTGCACGATTTATTGCGATTATTGCGTGATACCGCTGGTAACCAAGAGTTTGAAGTGTTAGCCAAAACCATTGCGCACCAAGCGTATTTGGTGACCAAAGCTGAAACCATCTTGCTCTACATTCAGTCGGAAGAAGAGAAAAAGCTGATTTTGGCCGCCAATCACGCCATCATCCCATTTAAGGTCGACATCAATGATTTCGTTAATGAAACCCCTTGGTTGATGGCACAACTCAAGGAGGGCGATACCATCCACCTTGATCGCTCCACCAATGCGTTAAAACGTCATCAGGACACGATTTTTAACTCAGATATTTTTCTTTTTCCGCTCCTTAATCGTGAAAAACAATTGGTCGGCATTGTCACTGTGGGCTATGAGCGCCCACCCAGTGAAACAGAGCTCGCCAAGCACGCATTCTTGCGTGAGCTACTCAGTTTTGCCGAAATCGCCAAAGACAATATTGACCAAATGCAGCAACAAAAAGAGATGCTCAACGCCTTCATCGAGCTCATTGCCTCTGCGATCGATACCAAATCGCCCTACACTGGCGGGCATTGTCAACGCGTTCCACAGTTAGTGACTTGGCTGACGGAAGTGGTGGAGAAAGACAACAAATACTTCCCTAGCTTTAAAGTGAATGCCAAACAATGGGAAGAAATCAGACTCGCGGCATGGATGCACGACTGTGGCAAGGTCACCACACCAGAATACGTGGTGGATAAAGCAACAAAACTGGAAACCATTTACGATCGCATTCATGAAGTTCGTATGCGTTTTGAATTGCTCAAACTGCAAGGGGAAGTGGACTATTGGCGTGCACGCAGCCAAGGGGAAGATCCCGATGCGGCAAAAGCACACCTCACCATGCTCCATCGTCAGTTGGATGACGAATTTGCTTTTGTGGCCCGCTGTAATGCGGGGGGTGAGTCAATGGCCGAAGCGGACATTGAAAAACTCAACACAATTGCCAATCGCCAGTGGAAGCGAACGCTTGATGATCAACTGGGTGTTTCTTGGATTGAACAGCAACGGCACCGCAACAAACCTGAATTACCCGTGATGGAGCCACTGCTGGCAGATAAAGATGTGCACAAAGTGCCATGGGAAGCAGGATTCCACCCAAGCCAACACTGGCAGCAAGCGTATGTACTCAAGCCGGGAGCGTACAAGTACGATCGTGGCGAGCTGCATAACCTGACGGTTCGCTACGGCACGCTCACGGATGAAGAGCGCTTTATCATTAATGATCACATCATCCAGACGCAAATTATGCTTAATCGCCTACCTTACCCTGAGCATTTAAAAAACATCCCTGAAATCGCCGGGGGGCACCATGAGCGAATGGATGGTAAAGGCTACCCACTCGGTCTTCATGAGGAAGAGCTCTCCGTACCCGCACGTATTATGGCCATTGCGGATGTCTTTGAAGCGCTCACCTCTGCGGATCGCCCTTACAAGAAAGGCAAGACATTAGCAGAATCGCTGGAGATCATGACCAATATGGCAACATCAGGGCATATTGATCCTAAGATCTATCTCTTGTTCTTAATCCAAAAAGTGGACCAGAAATACGCCAGCGCATTTGTTAACCGCAGCCAGTTGTCTGAGATAGACCGAGAGTCGCACATTGAGCGGGTGAAAAACTACATGCGCAACCAGTTCTGATATTACGCCTGCCTCTGTTTTAGAAACGGAGGACGCGACATGATCATCGGCCAAAGTACGTTGAGCATGGTGGCGAAAATGATCAATCCCAAACCGGTGATTTGCCAAAGAGAAAACGACTCATCAAAAAACAGCCATTGCCAAGCCGAGGTAAACAGTAAATTGGTAAAAATCAATGGGGCTAACTGAGAGCCGCTGTTCGCTAGCCGGTACGCTTTAGCTCTGTTCACTTGGGTATTGATGATCAAACAAGAAATCGTCAGCAAAGCGATAGCCACTGGCAAACTGAGCCAAGTTTGCAACGTTGCTGTTGCCTCTGACGCTGCGATATCGACAAACACCAAAACAGGCAGGAGCAACAAGGCGGCCAAGCTGAATGTCCAGAAGTTAATCTCCTTGGGTGACAGCGCACTCTTACTGGCTCGATAGAGCGTCAGTTGAGATCCCGAGTTGAACACTCCCCCTGCCAAACCCGCCAGCAATTCGAGCCTTAATGAGAACTCCCCTTCTTTCCCTGCCAATAATATTACGCCGACAAACGTCGCCACCAACGCCGCTATCGTCAATTTCGACACACTGGTTTTGAAAAAGAGACGCTCAAGCAACGGCATAAACAATGGGCCAGTAGCAAAGAGCACCACGCTTTCCACCAAACTCAGATGTTGAAGCGACCAAAGGAAAAAGAGTTGGCAGAGGGCGATACACAGCGCGCGGCCGAGCAAGGGTTTCATTTCCGCCTTATTGGGTATTTTTATTTTAGTTATTCTTAATAGAGCCAATAGTAAAACGGCTGGCAAGGCAAAGCGTAAAAAGCTAAACCATTCGATAGGAACAATATCGACTAAATATTTGGAAATCAGACCTGTCACCGATAAACTCAATGTCGACAGGAGCATATACAAGATAGATTTGTCTAATGTGTGCATTTCACTACTCCTCAGTACCCGCTCATTTTAGGCGGATATGCGGGGTAAAAATAGCGAGTAATACTGACCATATCTGTAAGGTAAACTAACATGAGAAAACAAGTACCACTCAAATCTCTCTATGCTTTTGTGGCGGTGGCAGAAACGGGCAGTATGACCGAAGCGGCCAGTCTGCTTCATGTTAGCCATTCTGCAATCAGCCAAGCGGTCAAATCACTAGAAACTCAGGTCAATCGGCCACTGTTTGAAAGAGTGGGCCGACACGTTCGCTTAAACAATCATGGTAAGAAATATTACAAACAAGTCGCGCCAGCACTAGAACAGATTGTAAAAGCAACCGAAGAGTTGGCGCAGTCCAATGACATAGGACGAATAACTCTCAACATGGTGAACTCCCTCGCTCTGCACTGGTGGATCCCACGTTTGGATGACTTACAACAATTTGCGCCAAACCTGGATGTTCGGCTCTCCAATTTGACGGGCATTTTTCATCTTGAGCAACAAGGAGTCGACGTAGCACTGGTTCATGGTAGCCCTGATGAATGGCAAGATTACTACTGTGAAAAACTCAGTGACGATGAACTGATTCTGGTTTGTAGCCCAGAGTTACTTGCTCATCAACCTTCTGTGCCCGAGCTGCTGACCCAATCGCGCATCATCACCGTAACGAATGAGCGGAGAAAAAACGATTGGGATATTTGGTGCCAGGCGCAGCAGTTCCCACTACCTAAAACCGATAAGCACTTGCAGTTTTTAGTTTCGGTTCAGGCGGTTCAAGCAACCATACGACGACTGGGTGTACTAGTGACCCATAAACTGTTCGTCAAAGATGACATTGATGCCGGGCTGCTCACGCAAGTCGGCACGAGTGTAGTGAATCCTGATCTCGCTTTCTATTGGGTGTGCCATCCTAGCAAACTCAAAAACGAAAGTGTTTTAACGCTGCGCAATTGGATCAGGAATG from Vibrio vulnificus NBRC 15645 = ATCC 27562 encodes the following:
- a CDS encoding SRPBCC family protein, producing the protein MLTLNYHVEIDATPEKVWQVLTDLELYKQWAKAFSPHSQFDGVWQEGEDIKFFDPDMGGTRAVIDAIEPQQRIELHHVAIFNPEHVQDIDSDVAMKWIGSTESYQLRPKDGKLLLMVTITTHSDFVSMFNHGWEKALPLIKALSEE
- a CDS encoding phosphatase; its protein translation is MELKIDTHSHTYASGHAYSTLIENARSAKENGLAMFCTTDHAESMPGAPHYWFFANQRVLPRFLEGVAILRGVEANILNTEGEIDLPLSVDPNLDWAIASFHEPVFAPSNKEAHTQALLNVIQGGRIDALGHLGNPHFDFDFHAVLHCAKEHNVAIEINNSTLKGHSRVGSVERCYEIARVGKALGAYFTTGSDAHFCQDVGKLDLASELLDSVGIDSHRVITHSPSQFLDFLELRGRGPIDELASLRQ
- a CDS encoding DMT family transporter, whose amino-acid sequence is MHTLDKSILYMLLSTLSLSVTGLISKYLVDIVPIEWFSFLRFALPAVLLLALLRITKIKIPNKAEMKPLLGRALCIALCQLFFLWSLQHLSLVESVVLFATGPLFMPLLERLFFKTSVSKLTIAALVATFVGVILLAGKEGEFSLRLELLAGLAGGVFNSGSQLTLYRASKSALSPKEINFWTFSLAALLLLPVLVFVDIAASEATATLQTWLSLPVAIALLTISCLIINTQVNRAKAYRLANSGSQLAPLIFTNLLFTSAWQWLFFDESFSLWQITGLGLIIFATMLNVLWPMIMSRPPFLKQRQA
- a CDS encoding HD domain-containing phosphohydrolase; the protein is MKKQRYPLSIHITSLFLVLTTVVGIVLITISYNHSQTLLTKSAEGLSNEHAHKLESAFQTSVGPILTTLDFMAVSAFLDEYNNENKLKPWLSALAHIFEENPNLVALYHASESGTFTQYRMLNSPTIRQSFSAPANALFLINNTHVDGTNEFIFLDSQFERMDYKKTNDNTFDPRVRPWFINAEMDGEIRLTEPYFFYFLKTNGVTLSRRSVNGQYVVGADFTLATLSNQLEQLAYSDRTRLALLDKEGRLLAQHQVGIDIQADVSEQQQVLKTSIFASLLAKVGYPTTLFETATFNGLDWSITMTPVFLTDKVQLSLAEASPTDEILADLLSMRDKQVLTAILLLAICFCVVWLVANRLSKPLINLVYLTDNIARFNFKKTRYPQSMIKEVSNLTSSIELMEHTLHDLLRLLRDTAGNQEFEVLAKTIAHQAYLVTKAETILLYIQSEEEKKLILAANHAIIPFKVDINDFVNETPWLMAQLKEGDTIHLDRSTNALKRHQDTIFNSDIFLFPLLNREKQLVGIVTVGYERPPSETELAKHAFLRELLSFAEIAKDNIDQMQQQKEMLNAFIELIASAIDTKSPYTGGHCQRVPQLVTWLTEVVEKDNKYFPSFKVNAKQWEEIRLAAWMHDCGKVTTPEYVVDKATKLETIYDRIHEVRMRFELLKLQGEVDYWRARSQGEDPDAAKAHLTMLHRQLDDEFAFVARCNAGGESMAEADIEKLNTIANRQWKRTLDDQLGVSWIEQQRHRNKPELPVMEPLLADKDVHKVPWEAGFHPSQHWQQAYVLKPGAYKYDRGELHNLTVRYGTLTDEERFIINDHIIQTQIMLNRLPYPEHLKNIPEIAGGHHERMDGKGYPLGLHEEELSVPARIMAIADVFEALTSADRPYKKGKTLAESLEIMTNMATSGHIDPKIYLLFLIQKVDQKYASAFVNRSQLSEIDRESHIERVKNYMRNQF
- a CDS encoding cytochrome b562, with the protein product MKLSKVLLGSALVMVSFTGFANQESKVDLKANMKEMKLEFRQAAEAQDIESMQAAVNQLRSLVANSKTGEYAPEKNDLYHEGFNKLTVALDKVNGELEQGNLEAAKQALVEVDELRKEYHEKKKTSIWGKLFG
- a CDS encoding LysR substrate-binding domain-containing protein, with amino-acid sequence MRKQVPLKSLYAFVAVAETGSMTEAASLLHVSHSAISQAVKSLETQVNRPLFERVGRHVRLNNHGKKYYKQVAPALEQIVKATEELAQSNDIGRITLNMVNSLALHWWIPRLDDLQQFAPNLDVRLSNLTGIFHLEQQGVDVALVHGSPDEWQDYYCEKLSDDELILVCSPELLAHQPSVPELLTQSRIITVTNERRKNDWDIWCQAQQFPLPKTDKHLQFLVSVQAVQATIRRLGVLVTHKLFVKDDIDAGLLTQVGTSVVNPDLAFYWVCHPSKLKNESVLTLRNWIRNDFIPK